One window of Methanohalophilus levihalophilus genomic DNA carries:
- a CDS encoding VanZ family protein, which produces MHMLKISKFRIFAFLSIVYAIFIFYLSSLSDPTQLASDFAQLQFIHDLGDFFKQHNMQFAVDIVNYSYDNFDKIVHMFLYFGFGILLHLTFRNSNNRTLKHYAPIFAILIGVLYGITDEIHQSFVPGRSATTDDLLANSIGLAIAQIIFWLAIIKALFWKKEKKRTGIFRKAFSYLKALFSWP; this is translated from the coding sequence ATGCACATGCTAAAAATATCCAAATTCCGGATTTTTGCTTTTCTATCAATAGTATATGCCATTTTCATTTTTTACTTATCTTCCCTCAGTGATCCCACACAACTTGCGTCAGATTTTGCACAATTACAGTTTATTCATGATCTGGGAGATTTTTTCAAACAACATAATATGCAATTTGCAGTCGATATCGTCAATTATTCGTATGACAATTTTGATAAAATTGTGCACATGTTTCTTTATTTTGGTTTCGGAATTCTTTTACATCTTACGTTCAGAAATTCTAACAATCGGACTTTGAAACATTATGCTCCGATTTTTGCTATTTTGATAGGTGTCCTGTATGGAATTACAGATGAAATTCACCAGTCATTTGTACCGGGTAGATCTGCCACAACCGATGATCTTCTTGCAAATAGTATTGGGCTTGCAATAGCCCAGATAATTTTCTGGCTTGCAATAATCAAAGCCCTCTTTTGGAAAAAAGAAAAAAAGCGTACAGGTATTTTTCGCAAAGCTTTTAGCTATTTGAAAGCCCTCTTTTCATGGCCTTAA
- a CDS encoding MraY family glycosyltransferase produces the protein MLENLSYYELEALIVASNFLIPFAATAISMPYFIRKLKERGITAKDYYKKGEVMVADRGGVAILLIAMLSISLNSLFFQFPSTNYVALIVVAMFGIFGILDDMIDIGRVSKLLLMYYCSYPLIQYATHTAITLPSLGQFEMGILYLQFIVPTYVLVASNLVNMHSGYNGLASGLSLIVLLSLIIKSIIIGDVGNIIAIIGIAGALFGYWLYDKYPSQIFWGNIGSLTIGAAIGTIIVIQGFIISGFVMLIPHTINFLMYFYWRVTKKYPVAKFGRDRGDGILEVPNPLTLKWVLPYYYNVTEKQATYAMYAFTAIFCIIGIFLPGRI, from the coding sequence ATGCTGGAAAATCTTTCATACTATGAACTTGAAGCACTAATTGTTGCAAGCAATTTCCTGATACCCTTTGCTGCGACTGCAATTTCAATGCCTTACTTCATTCGCAAGTTAAAGGAGAGAGGAATTACTGCAAAGGACTATTACAAGAAAGGAGAAGTAATGGTTGCTGACAGGGGAGGAGTTGCAATACTCCTCATAGCCATGCTTTCAATTTCACTGAATTCACTTTTTTTCCAGTTTCCTTCAACTAATTATGTTGCTCTGATAGTTGTTGCAATGTTTGGGATATTCGGCATTCTTGATGATATGATTGACATAGGCAGAGTTTCAAAATTACTGCTTATGTACTATTGCTCGTATCCCCTCATCCAGTATGCAACCCACACGGCAATTACCTTACCATCCTTAGGTCAATTTGAAATGGGCATACTATACCTGCAATTTATAGTTCCGACTTACGTGCTTGTAGCGTCCAATCTCGTAAATATGCATTCGGGGTACAACGGTCTTGCTTCCGGACTTTCTCTAATAGTATTATTATCCCTTATAATCAAATCAATAATCATTGGAGATGTTGGAAACATAATTGCAATTATTGGAATTGCAGGTGCTCTTTTTGGATACTGGCTTTATGACAAATACCCATCACAAATATTTTGGGGAAATATCGGATCTCTGACCATTGGTGCAGCCATAGGGACAATAATAGTCATACAAGGCTTCATTATCAGCGGTTTTGTCATGTTAATCCCGCATACCATCAATTTCCTTATGTATTTTTACTGGAGAGTTACTAAGAAGTACCCTGTTGCTAAATTTGGGCGTGACAGGGGAGATGGAATCCTTGAGGTTCCAAATCCATTAACTCTGAAGTGGGTACTTCCATACTACTACAATGTCACCGAAAAACAGGCAACTTATGCCATGTATGCATTTACAGCTATTTTCTGCATAATAGGCATCTTCCTACCAGGAAGGATTTAA
- a CDS encoding PGF-pre-PGF domain-containing protein, producing the protein MQKTPFIFSIVLLILFASIPALGQVEIFLESSSTSVSSGDNFTISVYVNPDVPVTGIEMDINFEPTFAEATLVDEGSFLQTSGSPTIFNSGDIDAELGTISNVFGVILGKSNTSSDGHFAHIEFAAGNSSGTYEFEAQNIVVSNEDGDSLPFVSQSVYVSLSSSGTSSSSSGGTGGGGGGSGSDGEPPSNVALKQISSNILVARNPASYAFDDPLNPIAYINFTPLTNAGQTKATVELLNDTSVFVDSPAGENVYANFNLWIGLAGYATPSNIEDAEIVFKVPMGWFEGNDISFSEIELRRYDEGSWSSLPTYFLFENEGNSYFRAQTPGFSPFAIVYAEKESKHNSDSSSDEILEDDTDGASISENNRDETIFPEVSQNGLFLLLIAFIMLMFYRR; encoded by the coding sequence ATGCAAAAAACTCCATTTATTTTTTCTATAGTGCTTTTGATTCTATTTGCTTCTATACCTGCCCTTGGACAAGTTGAGATATTCTTGGAATCATCTTCCACATCAGTTTCTTCAGGGGATAACTTTACAATTAGTGTTTATGTCAACCCCGATGTTCCAGTTACAGGCATAGAAATGGACATAAATTTTGAACCAACTTTTGCAGAAGCTACATTGGTCGATGAAGGCAGCTTTCTTCAGACTTCAGGGTCACCAACAATATTCAATTCCGGTGATATTGATGCGGAGTTAGGGACGATATCAAATGTTTTTGGTGTAATCTTGGGAAAAAGTAACACTTCTTCCGATGGACACTTTGCCCACATTGAGTTCGCCGCTGGCAATTCCAGTGGAACCTATGAATTCGAAGCCCAGAATATTGTTGTAAGTAATGAAGATGGGGACTCGCTTCCTTTTGTATCACAATCTGTTTATGTAAGTTTATCTTCTTCCGGAACTTCGTCATCTTCTTCGGGGGGCACTGGTGGCGGGGGAGGTGGCAGTGGGTCTGATGGCGAACCTCCCTCAAACGTGGCTCTCAAGCAAATTTCAAGCAACATTCTCGTTGCACGAAATCCGGCATCATACGCATTTGATGATCCTTTAAACCCGATTGCTTACATAAATTTTACACCATTAACCAATGCGGGACAAACGAAAGCTACAGTTGAGTTACTTAACGACACTTCTGTTTTCGTGGATTCTCCTGCCGGGGAAAACGTGTATGCCAATTTTAATTTGTGGATTGGTCTTGCAGGTTATGCTACTCCTTCAAACATAGAAGATGCAGAGATTGTATTTAAGGTACCAATGGGGTGGTTTGAAGGGAATGATATTTCTTTTTCAGAAATTGAACTGAGGCGTTATGATGAAGGTTCGTGGTCTTCTTTGCCCACTTACTTTTTATTTGAAAATGAAGGAAATTCGTATTTCAGAGCGCAGACGCCGGGGTTTTCGCCGTTTGCAATAGTATATGCTGAAAAAGAGTCTAAACATAACTCCGATTCTTCAAGCGATGAAATTCTGGAAGATGATACAGATGGTGCTAGCATCTCCGAAAATAATAGGGATGAAACGATCTTCCCTGAAGTTTCTCAGAACGGTTTATTTCTTCTGCTAATTGCTTTTATAATGCTGATGTTTTACAGGCGATGA
- the artC gene encoding archaeosortase C — translation MPEENKNILYILLILALFTGATIEMSEGSALAGIVLILLAVLVFTRLQITSSASAKNSYIYALIGVVMIIADVAYNLQALNQLGTLDTMVFFLGASLVVYGLNIQQFAKLGEFGIYISASFLFLFIIFYSTFGALNIDFLHLFDHYFVLLPTVSVIKLFGIPVEVVATETVQLGGVVPMTIVIGGPCSGLYSMFLLIGIVFGYSRIEKMELNKTLALLGVAVVVAYISNLVRVIILYITAFYYGLDTMMVVHTHLGWIIFAAVAGSIMFLLEKYR, via the coding sequence ATGCCTGAAGAAAACAAAAACATTTTGTACATTCTGTTGATACTCGCCTTATTCACTGGCGCAACAATAGAAATGAGTGAAGGTTCTGCACTTGCGGGTATAGTCTTGATTCTTCTTGCGGTTTTGGTATTCACACGTCTTCAGATTACTTCGTCCGCTTCGGCAAAGAATTCCTATATTTATGCTCTAATTGGAGTGGTAATGATCATTGCGGATGTTGCCTATAATCTCCAAGCCTTGAATCAGCTTGGAACCCTTGATACGATGGTTTTTTTCTTGGGAGCATCACTTGTTGTTTATGGTCTAAACATCCAGCAATTTGCGAAACTAGGTGAATTTGGCATTTACATTTCGGCATCATTTCTCTTTCTTTTCATAATTTTCTATAGTACATTTGGTGCTTTAAACATTGATTTTCTTCACCTTTTTGATCATTACTTTGTATTATTGCCTACAGTTTCAGTAATTAAATTGTTTGGAATTCCTGTTGAGGTTGTGGCTACTGAAACTGTCCAACTTGGGGGGGTAGTGCCAATGACAATTGTTATCGGTGGGCCATGTTCCGGTCTTTATTCCATGTTCCTTTTGATTGGAATCGTTTTTGGATATAGCCGAATTGAAAAAATGGAACTCAACAAAACCCTTGCGCTATTGGGAGTTGCTGTTGTTGTAGCATATATTTCAAATCTGGTTCGTGTCATTATTCTTTATATTACTGCATTTTATTACGGTCTTGATACCATGATGGTAGTACATACCCATCTTGGGTGGATCATATTTGCGGCAGTTGCAGGTTCGATTATGTTCTTACTTGAAAAGTACCGATAA
- a CDS encoding PEF-CTERM sorting domain-containing protein, whose amino-acid sequence MKAKVLVAILAVFLLSAGTAAAYDANLWNADGSAALPNPIIIQPGENITASFLMENLLANDLNETFYYDYTVVVVSGSGVPSDITVTTPVSVVPTTSPYMDVGVIKIEKDANAPMDTVYRVQVEAGGEGTEIDTASRTINVPEFPTVALPIAAILGLAFFIQRRRDE is encoded by the coding sequence ATGAAAGCAAAAGTATTAGTGGCCATACTGGCAGTATTCCTGCTTAGTGCAGGAACAGCTGCGGCATATGATGCAAACTTGTGGAACGCAGATGGAAGTGCAGCACTTCCAAATCCAATTATCATCCAACCAGGAGAAAACATTACGGCAAGTTTTTTGATGGAAAATTTGTTGGCGAATGACCTGAATGAAACGTTCTACTACGACTATACAGTAGTTGTAGTATCTGGTAGCGGAGTTCCAAGTGACATTACAGTCACAACCCCGGTTAGCGTGGTGCCAACAACATCACCATACATGGATGTTGGAGTTATCAAGATTGAGAAAGATGCAAACGCACCAATGGATACCGTTTACAGAGTACAGGTAGAAGCTGGTGGAGAAGGAACTGAAATTGATACTGCTTCAAGGACAATTAACGTTCCAGAATTCCCAACCGTAGCACTCCCTATCGCTGCAATCCTCGGACTTGCATTCTTCATACAGCGCCGCAGGGATGAATAA
- a CDS encoding M42 family metallopeptidase, translated as MDVKEILQELANAHGISGHEQNIRQIMEREIKPYVDKIRTDKMGNLIATKKGTGPSIMLAAHMDEIGLMVKYIDDNGYLRFVKIGGWFDQTLHSQRVIVHAENGPLHGVIGSKPPHVMKEEDKKNPVKADDMFIDIGAKNKEEAEKLGVKVGTSISPDRDFVPLLNGLYTCKAFDNRAGVAMLIEAMRQISEMDIDATIYAVGTVQEEVGLKGARTSAFGLDPDVAIATDVTIPGDHPGIEKKDSALEIGKGPVITVVDAGGRGLMADQNVVRWLSETAEENEIPYQLDVGDGGTTDATAIHLTKEGIPSSTISVPARYIHSPVEVISIEDLKACATLIAKAAANVSKYF; from the coding sequence ATGGATGTTAAAGAAATCCTTCAGGAATTAGCAAATGCCCACGGCATATCCGGCCATGAACAGAATATTCGGCAGATAATGGAAAGAGAAATCAAGCCTTATGTAGACAAAATCAGAACTGACAAAATGGGAAACCTGATTGCTACCAAGAAGGGAACCGGGCCATCCATAATGCTTGCAGCTCACATGGATGAAATTGGCCTCATGGTGAAATACATTGACGATAACGGATATCTCAGGTTTGTGAAAATTGGAGGATGGTTTGACCAGACACTACACAGCCAGAGAGTCATTGTACATGCGGAAAACGGCCCTCTTCACGGAGTAATTGGTTCAAAACCTCCACACGTCATGAAAGAGGAAGATAAAAAGAACCCGGTTAAAGCAGATGACATGTTCATTGATATCGGAGCAAAGAACAAAGAGGAAGCAGAAAAACTGGGCGTTAAAGTCGGAACCTCCATATCCCCGGACAGAGATTTTGTGCCACTTCTCAATGGACTTTACACATGTAAAGCATTTGATAACCGTGCCGGTGTAGCGATGTTAATCGAAGCGATGAGGCAAATTTCCGAAATGGATATTGATGCGACTATCTATGCAGTTGGTACCGTACAGGAAGAAGTCGGATTGAAAGGAGCGCGAACCTCTGCGTTTGGGCTCGATCCTGATGTTGCAATTGCCACAGACGTAACAATACCAGGAGATCATCCCGGAATTGAAAAGAAAGACTCTGCGCTCGAAATTGGAAAAGGTCCTGTTATCACAGTAGTAGATGCAGGCGGGAGAGGCCTCATGGCTGACCAGAATGTTGTTCGTTGGTTGAGTGAAACTGCAGAAGAGAATGAAATCCCATACCAGCTTGACGTAGGAGATGGCGGAACAACCGATGCAACGGCTATTCACCTGACAAAGGAAGGAATACCATCAAGCACAATCAGCGTCCCTGCACGTTATATTCACTCCCCGGTAGAGGTAATTTCTATTGAGGATTTGAAGGCGTGTGCAACTCTTATCGCAAAAGCTGCAGCAAACGTGAGCAAATATTTTTAA